CCGGCGCAGCCGTCGCCGAGGGGGTCCTGCTCCGTCCCACCGCCCTCACCGCGGTCCGCTCCGTCGACACCGCCACGGGGCTCGTCACCGTCGAGGCGGGCCTGCCGCTCCACGCGTTCAACCGCGTCCTGGAGGAGCACGGCCTCGCGCTGGCCAACATGGGCGACATCCAGGAGCAGACCGTCGCGGGCGCGTTGCAGACCGCGACGCACGGAACCGGGCGCGACGCCGCCGGGCTCGCCTCCCAGGTCGCCGCCCTGGAACTCGTCCTCGCCGACGGCACCGCCGCCAGGTGCTCGCGCGAGGAGCGCCCCGACCTGTTCGCCGCGGCCCTCGCCGGGCTCGGCGCGCTCGGCGTCGTCACCGCCATCACCTGGCGGACCGTCCCGGCGTTCCTGCTGCGCGCGCAGGAGGCCCCCATGAAGTGGGACGAGGTGCTCGCGCGCGTGGACGAGTTCGACGCCGCCAACGAGCACTTCGAGTTCTACTGGTTCCCGCACACCGAGGGCTGCCTGACGAAGCGCAACAACCGGGTCGAGGGCCCTGGGGAGCCGCTGTCGAAGGTCAGGCACTGGCTGGACGACCAGTTCCTGTCGAACACGGTCTTCGGGGCCGTCAACAGGGTCACCCACCGGGCCCCTGCCGCGACGCCCTTCGTGAACGGCATCTCCGCCAAGGCCCTCGGGGCCCGCACCTACAGCGACACCTCGTACAAGGTCTTCACCAGCCGGCGCACGGTCCGCTTCAAGGAGCAGGAGTACGCGATCCCGCGCGAGGCGCTCGTCCCCGCGCTGGGCGAACTCCGCTCCCTGTTCGCCAAACGGGACTGGCGTATCAGCTTCCCCATCGAGGTCCGGCTGCTTCCCTCCGAGGACGCCTGGCTGTCGATGGCGCACGGCCGGAAGAGCGCGTTCATCGCCGTGCACGTCTACCATCGCGACCCGCACGAGGACTACTTCCGCGGCGTCGAGGACCTGCTGACCGGGTTCGACGGCCGTCCGCACTGGGGCAAGCTCCACACCCGCGACGCCGCGTACCTGGAGAAGGTGTACCCCCGGTTCGGCGACTTCCGCGCCCTGCGGGACGAACTCGACCCCGACCGCCGCTTCGCGAACCCCTACACGAGGCAGGTCTTCGGCGACTAGCCGCGCTCGGCTCCCCGGCGGCTGAAGGGGATCAGCCGCTCGGGGTCGCGCGCCCCTGCGGGTCGGAGCCGCCCTGGCCGCCGTCCTGCGGGGCTCCGGTGGTCGCGGGGGCCTCCGGGGTCGTCGGCGCCGTCGTCGGCGGCACGGTCGTGGGCTGCCGCGTCGGCCGCTCGGTCGGCTCCGACGACGGCTGCGGCGCCGTCGAGCCCGGTCCCCCGGTGGGCGCCTCGCCCGTCGGCGTGCCGCTCGGCGAGGAGCCGGGCTCCTCGGTGGTCCCTCCGGAGGGGTTCTGCGAAGGAGTGTCGGCCGGCTTCGCACGGCCGCCGCCGTCGAGGACCTTCGTCACGGTCAGGCCCTTGCCGCCCGCGCCGCCCACCGGCCGGCCGGTGCCGGCCTCGTAGATCGTGATCCCGCCGACGACGACCGCGAACACCGCCGCCGAGGAGACCACCAGCTTCACCCAGTGCGCCTTGGCCCACTCCGCCGTGCTCTGCCACGCCGAGCGGCGGACGACCTGGCGGACCGCGTCCTCACCGGCCTCCTCGGCGAACGCGGCGGCGACCGTCTGCGCCGGGTCCAGGCGCGTGGCGTTGGGGTCGCCGCCGGGATCGAACCGCGTGGCGTTCGGATCGCCGCCGCCGAACACGGGATCCAGCCGCGTCGCGCCGGGATCGCCGGGCCACGCCACGGTCCGGGTCGGGTCGGCGCTCCTGGCCTCGCCGGCCGCGCCCTCGGCCATCTCCCGCCGCCGGACCGCCGACTGCAGGTGCGTCAGCTCCTTGATCTGCTCGCGGCCCTGGTCGAGGTAGTGCTTGCCGACCGCCGACCCCGCCGTCGAGATCACGCTCATCAGCGCCGCGCCGATGATCGTCCCGTACACGCCCAGGAAGGACGCGCCGAGGGCGGCGACCGCCGTCGCCACCGCACTCGCGATCAGCTGCGTCGTGCTCACGTCCGGCAGCTTGCGCGGCATTGCCTGATTCACCCCTGTCTGTCGCCACGGACACCCCGAGATTGAACTGATCGGAAGGACGCGGGTGTTCCTGCCCACGACGTGACGCTCGCAACGTCGGGGCGGCGGGACGTTCGGGGCCCCGTCAGGAACGGTGTGGAAAAGGATGGACAAGAATCGAGCAGAGCGGCCCCCCGCCGGTCGCGGCACCGGCAAGCTTGGTCAGGTGCCCTCTTCGACCTCGTGAAGAGGGCTTCGAGAGCGGCGATGTTCGGACATGCCGGGTACGGTGCTGGCAGCAGGTGTGTCCGAAAGAAAGACTCGGGAACCCGGGGGAAGGGCACGCATGCGCCCTCGGTGGGCATCGGACGGCCGACCGGTGAGAGCACGGTCGCGCGGTCCGGCGTCCTCCGTGCCGTCTGGACAGGGCAGGAAGGACACGCATGCAGGAGCTGCGCCTCGTCGCGGTCAGCGAGGACGGTACGTACCTCGTCCTGGCCACCGCGGGCCGAGGCACCCGGTTCACCCTGCCCGTCGACGACCGGCTCCGCGCCGCGGTCCGTGGGCACTTCTCCCGCCTCGGCCAGTTCGAGATCGAAGTGGAGAGTCCCTTGCGCCCCAAGGAGATCCAGACCCGCATCAGGTCCGGGGAGACCGCGGAGGAGATCGCCGAGTCGGCGGGCATCCCGGTCGAACGGGTCCGCTGGTTCGAGGGTCCGGTCCTGCAGGAACGCGAATACATGGCCCAGCAGGCGCAGCGCGTCGCCGTCCGGCGCCCCGGCGAGTCGACCCCGGGCCCGCCGCTCGGCGAGACCGTCGAGGAGCGCCTCGGCCGCGGCGGCGTCGACCTGGAAGAGGTCGAGTGGGACTCCTGGAAGTGCGAGGACAACACCTGGCGCGTCCGGCTGTCCTTCTTCGAGGGCGGCCGCCCGCACGCCGCCGAGTGGACGTTCGACCCGCGCCGCCGGCACGTCTCCCCGCTGGACGAGGTCGCCGCCCGGCTCACCTCCGTCGAGTGGGACGACGACGACGCGCTCTCCGACACCGTCACGCCGCTCGTGCCGCGCCGCCCCGCGATGAAGGTCGTCTCCAGCGACCGCGACGCCCTGCCCGGCCGCGGCCTGCCCGCGCGCGGCCTGCCCGCGGAGCCCGAGCAGCCGGCACCCGAGCCGCTGCGCGCCGCCGAGCCCCGCGCCTACATCGTCGAGCGCGGCCGCATGGTCGACCCGCGGCCCGCCTTCCGCGAGGCGAACGAGCCGCCGTCCCTGCGGGAGGCCGCGGCCCCCCGTCCGGCCGCGCACGCCCCTGAGCCGCCCCCTCCGGCCCCGCCGTCCGAGGAGGCGGCTCCGGAGGCGCCCTCCACCGAAACCCTCGCCGACGAGGACGCCACGGCCGTCCAGAGCGAGGAGGCGCAGAGCGCCGCAGCCGGGCCCGCGTCCGCGGAGCCGGCCGAGTCCCCCGCCGCGGGCGGCGAGGACGCCGTCGAACTCGCGGGCGAGACCGCCGGACCCGGCGGGACGGCCGTCGAGGACGCCGACGACGTCGCCGCCGAGGCCGTCGCCGAGGAAGCACGCCCCGCCGAGGCCGCCGAGGAGCCGGAGGACGCGCCCCCGGCCCCCGAGGAGGTCGAAGCACTCGGAGCGGACGTCTCCGGAGAGGTCCCGGAAGAGGAGCACGCGTCCGGCGAACCGGCCGAGCCCGCCCTGAGCGGGCAGGCGGGCGACGACCGCGAGCCGGACGAGGCGCACGCGGCGGAGGACGCGCCCGAAGCCGTCAGCGCGGCGCCGGAGGCCGTGGCGGCTCCCGAACCGGTCCGGGCCGACCCCGCGACGGAGCCGGAGGAACCGGCCGCGGCCGCCGGGACGCCGCCCGCCGCCGTCCGGCCGCCGGTCGAGGACGACGCGCCGCGCGCCCCCGAGGACGAGCGGGAGGCCGCACCCGTCCGCAGGGCCGCTCCGGCCCGCGAGCCCGCCGCGGAGAGCAAGCCCGTGGCCCCGCCGCGGCAGCCGGCGCGCCCGCCCGCCAAGAAGAAGCCGGCGGCCCGGCCGACCATGCCCCCCGCCGCTCAGGACAAGCCGGCCACCGGATCACCGGCCGCCGCGGCGGCGGCCGGCGAGCCCGCGGGCTCGCCGCGTCCGGCCCGGCGCCGCAAGGCCAAGGGCAAGCGCGCCTCCGTCCCGTCCTGGGACGAGATCATGTTCGGTGCCCGCCGGCCCGAATAGGCTCGGCGCCCGCACCGGGCGGCCCGTCCAGGAACGGGGTCAGCCACGCCGGGGTGATGGCGGCGGCGAGGGCCACGGCGTCCGCCTCGGACATGTCCGCCGCCGAGCAGCCCCCGTCGCCCGCGCCCACGGCCGCGAAGAGGGTGGCGAGGCCCAGCCTGCGCTGGAAGAGCGTCTGGCGGACCCGCCAGCCGATGACGGCCGAGTGCTCGACGACGACCTGGCGGCGGCTCAGGGAGCCGGACCGGACGGTGAGGCGCTCCCCGTCGGTGGCGTGGCCCAGCTGCCGGTAGCGGTCGAGCCCCAGCGGCACCGCGAGGACGGCGGCCACGGCGCACGCGCTCGCGACCCAGGGCTGCCCGGCGAGGACCGCCAGGACGGCGACGCCGGCCGGGGGCGCCACCGCGCGGACGACGCGGCGGCTCCGCGCGGCCGGCGGGTGCGCGGTCAGCGGCCCGGGGACGTTCCCGACGACGCGCGCGGCGAGGGCCTCCGCGGCCGCCCGCGGCGCGGCGGGCAGCAGCCGCCCCCGCTGGGCGGCGTCCCCCAGCCCGGTGACGAGGGCGCCGAGGCGCGTCACGCCCGCCGCCCGCTCGAAGGGGTTGTCGGCGAGCTCGACGCCCCGCAGCCGGCGGCGTTCGAGGGAGACGCTGCGGCGGGTGACGAGCCCGCGCTCGGCGACGAGGGACCCGTCCCGCTCGTGGACGGTGAAGTCCCAGTTGAAGAGGGTGAAGGCGATCACCGACATGACGGGCATGGCGACCAGCGTGAGGATGGCCAGCGCCACGACCAGGGCGGTGGGCAGCCCCACCACGTCGTGCCCGAGGGTCGCCACGCGCTCACGCGTGATCAGACCGAGGTCGTCGCCGAGGTTGTAGACGGTGCCGAGGAGGCTGCCCGCCAGCGCGAACGGCGTCAGCAGGTAGGCGCCGCTCAGCGGGGCGTACAGGTACCAGCGGCGCCGCATGCGGCCGAGGGTGCGGCGCGGCGGGACCGGGGCGTCCCGGGCGAGCAGGACGCCGCGCAGCCGTTCGGCCTCGCCGCGGGAGACCGCGTTCAGCTCCCCCTCGCCGCCGTCCGCCCCGGCGTCGATGTGCACGACCGCGAGCCTGAGCAGCCGGTGCGGGAGGGACGCGCTGATGTCCACGCCCCGGATCCGGTCGCGCGGGATGCTCTTGACCGACCGGCCGACGAGCGCGCGCCGGAACTCGATGCGGTCCTCGTGCAGGACGTAGGTGAACGTCGCCCAGTTCGCGACGTGGTAGACGAACCCGAAGGCCAGCCCCACGAGCGTGAAGTAGAACGCGGTGGACAGCCCGCCCACGAGCAGGCCCGTCGCGCCGGCGGCGAGGAGCGCGAGGAGCTCGCGGACGGCGCCGACCACGAAGGTGAGCGGATGCAGGCGTGCGGTCACGTGGCGTCGTCGCGGAGGTCGTGCGCGCGGTGCGCGAGGTCTTCGGCGAGACGCGTCGCCACGTCCACGGGCAGGCCCGCGACCTCCGAGGAGCCGGTGTGGGACGCGGTGTTCACCTCGATGGTGGCGAGGCCGAGCATCCGTTCGATCAGCCCCTGCTTGCTGTCGACGGTCTGGATGCGCCCGACGGGCACCAGCAGCCATTCGCGGCTGAACCAGCCCGTCCGCGTGTAGACGACGTCGGAGCTGACCTCCCAGCGGTGGACGCGGTACCGCCACACGGGCGCGACCGCGACCATGAGCAGGCCCGCGGCGCCGACAATGTAGGGGAGCCAGCCGATCCGGCCGGTCAGCCAGGCGGGCGGCGCGTCCCAGCCCGCGTCGCCGACCCAGGCGGCCACGCCGAGGGCGAGGCCGAACCCCAGACCCCACACCAGCAGGTACTCGATGGCCCAGTGCGCGATCGCGCGGGGCGACACCCGGTGTTCGGGCGGCCGCAGACTCGGCGGGTGCGGCCCGCCGCCGTCCCTCCGGCGACCACGCCGCACCGACGTCACAACGCGAGTCTAGAGCGCCGGGGGCGCCCTCCCGCCGCTTCGGGCGGCCGGAACCGCCGGGGAACCGGCGGCACGATCGCGGCCGCGGCGTCGTTTCTGTCCTTGGTGCGTGCGAGATTTCCAGCGGCGCGTGCGAGATTGTCGGTGGCGCATGCGAGGTTGTGGCGTGGTTCACGCCGCCGGGGCGCAGTGCCCGGGGCGGCGGCAGAAATTTTGGATGCACTTGAACCGGACTCCGCCTATTTTGGCTGGGCCCCTGGCCGGGGGCGCGGGCGTCCGGCAACCGAGTCCTAGGAGATCCCATGACCTACGCGATCCAGGCTGACGGCCTGGAGAAGCGGTTCGGTGAGACCCGGGCGCTTGACGGCGTCTCCCTCACCGCCGAGGCCGGCACCGTTCTCGGCGTGCTGGGGCCCAACGGCGCCGGCAAGACGACCATGACCCGCATCCTCGCCACGCTGATCGAGCCGACGGGCGGCACCGCCCGGGTCGGCGGGTTCGACGTGGTGAAGGAGGCGCACAAGGTGCGGCAGCTGATCGGGCTCACCGGCCAGTACGCCGGGGTCGACGAGATGCTGACCGGCACCGAGAACCTCGTCCTGATCGGGCGGCTCCTCGGCGTGCCGCGCCGGGAGTCCAAGGCGCGCGCCGCCGAGCTGCTGGAGCGCTTCCAGCTGACCGAGGCCGCCGAGCGCGCCGCCAAGACCTACTCGGGCGGGATGCGCCGCCGCCTCGACCTGGCCGCCAGCCTCGTCGGGCGCCCGCAGATCCTGTTCCTGGACGAGCCGACCACGGGCCTCGACCCGCGCAGCCGGAACGGCCTCTGGGACATCGTCCGCGGCCTGACCGACGACGGCGTCACCGTGCTGCTCACCACGCAGTACCTGGAGGAGGCCGACCAGCTCGCCGACGACATCATCGTCATCGACCGCGGCCAGGCCATCGCGCACGGCACGTCCGACATGCTGAAGGCCCAGGTCGGCGGTCAGGTGCTGGAGGTCAGGCCGGTCGACGCGGCGGACGTGGCGGCGGTGGAGCGCATCGTCGGCGAGCTCGCCGAGGCCGTCCCGGAGGTCCGCGACGACCTGGTCAGCGCGCCGATCACCGACCCGCAGCTGATGCCGGCCGTGGTCCGCCGCCTCGACGAGGCGGGCGTCGCCGTCGGCGAGCTGTCGCTGCGCAAGTCCAGCTTGGACGAGGTGTTCTTCGCCCTCACCGGCCACCACACCGACGACATCGACGCCGAGGCCGGAGAGCTGGAGAAGCAGGCCGACAAGGAAGGTGCCTCCGCATGACCACCGCGACGCTCGCTCCGCAGGAGCTGTCCAAGCGGGTCGCGCCCGCCACGGCCCTGCGCAACACGGTCACGCTGGCCTGGCGCAACCTGGTCCAGATCAAGCACAACCCGATGGAGCTGCTCGACCTGTCGATCCAGCCCATCATGTTCGTGCTGCTGTTCGCCTACGTGTTCGGCCCGCCGATGAAGGGCAGCGTCGAGGCGTACCTGCCGATCGTGATCCCCGGCATCATCGCCCAGAACGCCCTGTTCGCCGGGATGAGCACCGGGTTCGGGCTGAACACCGACATCACCAAGGGGGTGTTCGACCGGTTCCGCAGCCTGCCGATCGCGCGCAGCGCCCCGCTGGCCGGGCGGATCATCGCCGACACCGTCAAGCAGGCCTGGTCGATGACGATCCTGCTGCTGGTCGGGTTCGCGATCGGCTTCCGGGTGGAGACGAACGCGCTGGCGGTGCTCGGCGCCTTCCTGCTCCTGCTGGCCTTCGCGATCCTGTTCTCCTGGACGTCGGTCTTCATCGCGATGAAGGTCAGCGAGCCGGAGAAGGTGCAGATCTTCGGCTTCGTGGTCATCTTCCCGCTGAGCTTCCTCAGCACGGCGTTCATCCCGTCCACGAAGGGCATCCCCGGCTGGCTGGCGTACATCATGGACAACAGCCCCGTCACGCAGCTGGTGGAGGCCATGCGCGGTCTCCTCGTCGGCGGCCCCGTCCTGGAGCATGCCTGGATCGCGCTGGCATGGGGCGCCGGCATCTCGCTGATCTTCGCGCCCCTGTCGCTCCGCGCGTTCAAGCAGCGCGCCTGACCCGCGGCCGGAAGGCGCCGGGAACGGGAACGCCCCGGCGGTCGGGTGACCGCCGGGGCGTATCGCGCGGAACGGGTCAGGCCGCGTTCTGGTCGGCCTTGGCCTTCGCCTTCGCGTCGTCGAGGGCCGCGAGCTCGAAGTCGGCGCGCGGCTGCTCGATGGTCGCGAGGGAGACGGTCTCGCGCTTGAGGAACAGCGCGAGCGTCCAGTCCGCGATGACGCGGATCTTGCGGTTGAAGGTCGGGACCATCGCGCCGTGGTAGCTGCGGTGGAAGAACCACGCGGGCCAGCCCTTGAGCTTGATGCCGAGGGGGTTGGCCACGCCCTTGTGCAGGCCGAGCCCCGCGACGGCGCCGAGGTTGCCGTGCACGTAGGGCTTGAGCGTCTTGCCGCGCATCGACCGCACGATGTTGTCGCCGAGCAGCTTGGCCTGGCGGACGGCGTGCTGGGCGTTCGGCGGGCAGAACATGCCGTCCTCGGTGAGGTCCGGGATCGCGGCGTTGTCGCCCGCGGTGAACGCGCGGACGAGGCCCTCGATGGTGAGGTACTCGGTGCCCTTCACGCGGCCGCGCTCGTCCACCGGCAGGTCGCCGTTGCGCACGACCGGCGACGGCTTGACTCCCGCGTTCCACACGAGGGTGCCGGCCGGGAAGCTGCTGCCGTCCGACAGCTCGATCTGGCCGTCCACCGCCGACTGCAGGAAGGTCTTCATCTTCACCGCGATGCCGCGGCCCCGCAGCTGCTCGGCGGTCCACTTGCCCATGTCGGGGCCGACCTCCGGCAGGATGCGGTCGGCCGCCTCCACCAGGACGAACCGCAGGTCCTGCGGGGTGACCTTGCGCATGTACTTGGTGGCGTCGCGGGTCATGTCCTCGAGCTCGGCGACCGCCTCGACGCCGGCGAACCCGCCGCCGACGAACACGAAGGTGAGCGCCTTGCGGCGCAGCTCCACGTCGTCGGTCGACTCGGCGATCTCCAGCTGCTCCAGGACGTGGTTGCGCAGGTGGATGGCCTCGCCGACGGTCTTGAGGCTGATGCCGTTCTCGGCCAGCCCGGGGATCGGCAGCAGCCGCGGCACCGCGCCGGCCGCCATGACCAGGTAGTCGTAGGTGATCCGCTCCGGCGGCCCGGCCAGCGGCTGGACGATCGCCCATCGCTCGTCGTGGTTCAGCTCCGTCACACGCGCCTTGAGGACCGTGCACTTCGGCAGCACCCGGCGCAGCGGGACGACGACGTGCCGCGGGGAGATGTTCCCGGCGGCGGCCTCGGGCAGGAACGGCTGGTACGTCATGTACGAGTTGGGGTCGACGACGGTGACCCTGACCTCGCCCCTCCTCAGCTCCCGCTTCAGCTTCTTCTGCAGGCGAAGAGCGGTGTACATGCCCACATAGCCGCCACCCACGATGAGGATGTGGGGAGCGCCGGGGGTCCCCTGGGCGGTCCTGGCCATTGCGGCCCTCCAATGTCACGGTCGGCTTGTGAAGACATTCACAAACTAGCGGATGGAACGTGCCGTTCACCAATCGGGAACCACGAAAGAACCGCCGAACTTCCCGTTACGGCAAAGGATCGGGCGGATACGGGTGTGAAACCCGCCACTCCTTACCCAAAAGCGGGGTGTAGCGCAGCATTGCACGCATGACGAACGTCACAGGACATCGCCCCGGACGGCGTCCTCCGGAGGCGGGGCGAACGGCCCGTCCCACCCCTGGAAAACCCCTAAGGTTGGGGCGGACGAGGAAGGGGGCGCCGGCGGCGGGACGCACGCGGCCGACAAGCGGGGGCCGAGATGACGGCGATCCGGCGGCGCGCGGCGTACGATCTCGCCCGGGAGCGTATCGATGATGAGCAGAGACCGGCGGCCGGTCATGGCCGCGGCGGGCGCGCTCGCGCTCGCCGGGGCGCTGAGCGGCTGCGGGCTGATCGGCCAGCCCCAGAACAAGAGCGCGGAACTGTCGGAGTGGTTCACGGTGACCAGCCCGGTCTTCCGCGATGGGCGCGAGTTGCCCCCGAGATACGGCTGCACGACGTACCCTGGCGGGCAGGGCAAGACCCCGCCGCTCCGGTGGTCGGGCACGCCGGCCGGCACCCGGTCGTTCGCGATCGTGATGGACGACCCGGACGCCTCCGGCGGCGCCAAGGTCCACTGGGTGATCGCGGGCATCGACGGAACCGTGAACGAGCTGGTCGAAGGCGCCCGGCTGGACGGGACCGTCGAGGGCTTGACCTCAGGCAAGAAGGCGGGTTACGCGCCCCCGTGCCCGCCCAAGGGAGAGAAGCATCGGTACCGGTTCTCCATCTACGCGCTGGACGACCCGGCACCGTTCCAGAACGGCGCGGCCTTGAAGGACTCGCTCCCCGCGATCGCCAAGCACACGGTGGGCCGCGGGCGGATCAGCGGGAACTTCGGCGGCGAGCAGGCGCGTTGACCGTGGAGCCTGCGAGCACCGGGTCAGGGCGGGCCCCCGCCGGGGCCGAAGCTGTCAGGGGTGTGCCGGTCGGCGGAGTTGGCCGATCAGCACGCGCCGTGTGAGGGTAAATGTGCGCGAAGGGTGTGACAACGGTCATAGCGGTCGGAGAGAATCGGGCTAAGCCAAGGCGGCGGAAACCCGTGACTATCCGGACGCTGGCGACAATCGGGACGGACCCGCGGTCCGCGCTGGCGACTCTCGCCGGGCCAAGGCATTGGGTGGTGGCATGACTTCTTACATCGTGGTCTTCGGCCTCATTGTGGTCGTCGTCCTCGTGGTCGTCCTCGTGGCCCTCGGCCTGCGGGCCAGCAGGGCGGGGGGCGATGACGACGACGACTGGATGGACGACGAGCCGCAGAAGCAGCCGCGCGGCCGCCGAGGGATCCCCCCGCCACAGGAGCAGCCGGGCGGCCCGGACGAGTACGGCCCCGGATACGACGAGGGCTACGACGGCGGCTACGACCGCGCCCCCGAGCCCGCCTCCGACCGCCGCGTCGCCGGGGGCGGCGCCGGCGGCGGCGGCCCGCTCGCCGCTCCCACCTCCGCCCCCGGGCCGTCCGCCCCGCCGCCCCCGCCTCCGGGCCACGCGTCGGACGAGATGGAGGACGACGACTACTGGGCGACGATCACCTTCGACAAGCCCAAGTTCCCCTGGCAGCAGAACGAGGGCGGCCCGCGGCCCGAGAGCGACCCGGCCGCCGACCCGCTGAACGCGCCGGCCGCCCCGCCCGAGCAGCCGGCCATCGAGCCGCCCGGTCTCACCCAGCCCGTCTCCCTGGGCCCCGACGGCACCGTCCTCAACGGCCTCGGCGCCGGGACCGGCCCGCAGCAGACGCCGCCGCCTCCCGGCCCGGGCGGGTTCCAGGGCGGCTCCCCGTTCCCCGGCAACGACCCGAGCGCGACGTCGCTCGACCCCATCCCGACCGACCTGGCCGGACCGGGCGCCCACGGCCCCGGCCCGCAGAGCCCCTTCGGCGGCCCCGGCCTGCCCGACCAGCCGGTGTACGGCGGCCAGGAGCCCCAGCCCGCGTACGGCGCGGCCGACTACGGCTCCGGCGACCCGTCCTACGGCGGCCAGGACCAGTACGGGAACCAGGACCAGTACGGAAGCCAGGATCAGTACGGCGGGGACCAGCCCCAGTACGGCGGAGACCAGCCGCAGTACGGCGTTCCCGAGCAGCCCCAGTACGGCTCACCGGAGCCGTCCTACGGCGACTACAGCTCCGACCCGCTCGGCGGCGGCCGTCCGGCCGCGGGGCCGCCGCCCGCAGGCCGCCAGGACTACGACATGCCGCTCGGCTCGTCCGGTCCCGGCGGGGCCCTCGGCAGCGACCCGCTCGGGCTGCCCCTCGGCCGTCCCGAAGAGCCACCGGCTCCACCGGCTCCGGCCGCTCCGGCCGCTCCGCCTCCTTCCCCCGCCCCGGCCGCGCACGGCGGCGGCTCCGACACCGACGGCCACAAGCTTCCGACGGTGGACGAGCTGCTCCAGCGCATCCAGTCCGACCGGCAGCGGACGGGCCCGCCCTCGCCGTCCGACACGGGCGGCTCCTACGGCGGCTCCCTGAACGACCCGCTGGGCGACCCCCTCGGCACCGGCTCCTACGGGACGACCCCGTCCGGCCCGCCGAGCACCGGCAACACCGGCCCGTGGCCGTCCGGCGGGCAGCAGGGCGGCGGCTACGACACGGGCACCGGCCCCGGCCAGGGCTACGACTCCGGGATCGGCGGGCCACCCGGGTACGGGCAGGGCCAGCAGAACGACGGCTACCCGACCGCTCCCGCCTACGGCGACTCGCAGCGCTACGACGACCCGCTCGGCGGGTTCGGCGGCGGGAGCGGCGAGGGCGGCCCCGGGGGCCCCGGCGGCGCCGGAGGCTACGGCGACTTCAGCGGCAGCAGCTACAACGGCGGCGACCCGCTGGCCGCGCCCCACGACCAGGGCACCGGCGGCTACTCCGACCCGAACGCCACACAGGCGTACGGGTCCGGCTACTACGGTGGCGCGCCGCAGCAACAGCAGAGCGGCGGCTACCCGCAGGGCGGCCAGCAGGACGACAACCCCCCGTACGGCTCCCAGCAGCCCACCGACGACTGGGAGAACTACCGCCGCTGACCAGCGCACAGTCGATCGAGGGCCGCCGGATTCGTCCGGCGGCC
The sequence above is a segment of the Actinomadura coerulea genome. Coding sequences within it:
- a CDS encoding D-arabinono-1,4-lactone oxidase; its protein translation is MSPATNPTWQNWAGNQQAAPRRVAAPRTADEVAAAVRSAAGDGLTVRMTGTGHSFTGAAVAEGVLLRPTALTAVRSVDTATGLVTVEAGLPLHAFNRVLEEHGLALANMGDIQEQTVAGALQTATHGTGRDAAGLASQVAALELVLADGTAARCSREERPDLFAAALAGLGALGVVTAITWRTVPAFLLRAQEAPMKWDEVLARVDEFDAANEHFEFYWFPHTEGCLTKRNNRVEGPGEPLSKVRHWLDDQFLSNTVFGAVNRVTHRAPAATPFVNGISAKALGARTYSDTSYKVFTSRRTVRFKEQEYAIPREALVPALGELRSLFAKRDWRISFPIEVRLLPSEDAWLSMAHGRKSAFIAVHVYHRDPHEDYFRGVEDLLTGFDGRPHWGKLHTRDAAYLEKVYPRFGDFRALRDELDPDRRFANPYTRQVFGD
- the sepH gene encoding septation protein SepH; protein product: MQELRLVAVSEDGTYLVLATAGRGTRFTLPVDDRLRAAVRGHFSRLGQFEIEVESPLRPKEIQTRIRSGETAEEIAESAGIPVERVRWFEGPVLQEREYMAQQAQRVAVRRPGESTPGPPLGETVEERLGRGGVDLEEVEWDSWKCEDNTWRVRLSFFEGGRPHAAEWTFDPRRRHVSPLDEVAARLTSVEWDDDDALSDTVTPLVPRRPAMKVVSSDRDALPGRGLPARGLPAEPEQPAPEPLRAAEPRAYIVERGRMVDPRPAFREANEPPSLREAAAPRPAAHAPEPPPPAPPSEEAAPEAPSTETLADEDATAVQSEEAQSAAAGPASAEPAESPAAGGEDAVELAGETAGPGGTAVEDADDVAAEAVAEEARPAEAAEEPEDAPPAPEEVEALGADVSGEVPEEEHASGEPAEPALSGQAGDDREPDEAHAAEDAPEAVSAAPEAVAAPEPVRADPATEPEEPAAAAGTPPAAVRPPVEDDAPRAPEDEREAAPVRRAAPAREPAAESKPVAPPRQPARPPAKKKPAARPTMPPAAQDKPATGSPAAAAAAGEPAGSPRPARRRKAKGKRASVPSWDEIMFGARRPE
- a CDS encoding PH domain-containing protein, coding for MTARLHPLTFVVGAVRELLALLAAGATGLLVGGLSTAFYFTLVGLAFGFVYHVANWATFTYVLHEDRIEFRRALVGRSVKSIPRDRIRGVDISASLPHRLLRLAVVHIDAGADGGEGELNAVSRGEAERLRGVLLARDAPVPPRRTLGRMRRRWYLYAPLSGAYLLTPFALAGSLLGTVYNLGDDLGLITRERVATLGHDVVGLPTALVVALAILTLVAMPVMSVIAFTLFNWDFTVHERDGSLVAERGLVTRRSVSLERRRLRGVELADNPFERAAGVTRLGALVTGLGDAAQRGRLLPAAPRAAAEALAARVVGNVPGPLTAHPPAARSRRVVRAVAPPAGVAVLAVLAGQPWVASACAVAAVLAVPLGLDRYRQLGHATDGERLTVRSGSLSRRQVVVEHSAVIGWRVRQTLFQRRLGLATLFAAVGAGDGGCSAADMSEADAVALAAAITPAWLTPFLDGPPGAGAEPIRAGGHRT
- a CDS encoding PH domain-containing protein, translated to MTSVRRGRRRDGGGPHPPSLRPPEHRVSPRAIAHWAIEYLLVWGLGFGLALGVAAWVGDAGWDAPPAWLTGRIGWLPYIVGAAGLLMVAVAPVWRYRVHRWEVSSDVVYTRTGWFSREWLLVPVGRIQTVDSKQGLIERMLGLATIEVNTASHTGSSEVAGLPVDVATRLAEDLAHRAHDLRDDAT
- a CDS encoding ATP-binding cassette domain-containing protein, yielding MTYAIQADGLEKRFGETRALDGVSLTAEAGTVLGVLGPNGAGKTTMTRILATLIEPTGGTARVGGFDVVKEAHKVRQLIGLTGQYAGVDEMLTGTENLVLIGRLLGVPRRESKARAAELLERFQLTEAAERAAKTYSGGMRRRLDLAASLVGRPQILFLDEPTTGLDPRSRNGLWDIVRGLTDDGVTVLLTTQYLEEADQLADDIIVIDRGQAIAHGTSDMLKAQVGGQVLEVRPVDAADVAAVERIVGELAEAVPEVRDDLVSAPITDPQLMPAVVRRLDEAGVAVGELSLRKSSLDEVFFALTGHHTDDIDAEAGELEKQADKEGASA
- a CDS encoding ABC transporter permease — encoded protein: MTTATLAPQELSKRVAPATALRNTVTLAWRNLVQIKHNPMELLDLSIQPIMFVLLFAYVFGPPMKGSVEAYLPIVIPGIIAQNALFAGMSTGFGLNTDITKGVFDRFRSLPIARSAPLAGRIIADTVKQAWSMTILLLVGFAIGFRVETNALAVLGAFLLLLAFAILFSWTSVFIAMKVSEPEKVQIFGFVVIFPLSFLSTAFIPSTKGIPGWLAYIMDNSPVTQLVEAMRGLLVGGPVLEHAWIALAWGAGISLIFAPLSLRAFKQRA